One Marinifilum sp. JC120 DNA window includes the following coding sequences:
- a CDS encoding glycosyltransferase, whose protein sequence is MNGTLLVIITDRLSHIIGKGELIDRYYNPGGIFSDVHILMTNDDRPDMQALQRTVGNAKLTLHTLPSGMGLLAKTFWRPFLLRSWAGQAVKMAREIKPAMIRCYGNFLNGYVGARIKEELGIPLFVSLHTQPDQTRANPEVDFKTKVFYALSKGIEEYTLKRADKVSCVYGSILDYARNKGAAEPFVAYNVINPGRIVRKEKYSSSGPLKILYVGRVIPAKNPENIIRALKNFDAKLTVVGCGSKEQELAELVSELKLDRKIHFISAMSNDELCRTMHEYDLFAGHSQYSEFPKTVLEASLCGLPILFNSRRGTPVPEFENNTAKMVEDSPAGYRSGIEFFSSEAIRKEFGMNAAHHADAHWDPAHAEKVFADIHRELTGK, encoded by the coding sequence ATGAACGGAACCCTTTTAGTCATCATAACAGATCGCCTTTCCCACATCATTGGGAAAGGCGAACTGATTGACCGCTACTACAATCCCGGCGGGATCTTCAGTGACGTCCATATCCTGATGACCAATGATGACAGGCCAGATATGCAAGCCCTGCAACGGACCGTGGGTAACGCTAAGCTGACCCTGCATACCTTGCCATCCGGCATGGGCTTGCTGGCAAAAACTTTCTGGCGCCCTTTCCTGCTGCGTAGCTGGGCTGGTCAGGCTGTTAAAATGGCCCGGGAGATAAAACCGGCCATGATCCGCTGCTACGGAAATTTTCTTAACGGATACGTGGGTGCAAGGATCAAGGAAGAACTGGGCATCCCCCTCTTCGTATCCCTGCACACCCAACCGGACCAGACCCGGGCCAACCCGGAAGTGGATTTCAAGACCAAGGTATTTTACGCACTTTCTAAAGGGATTGAAGAATACACCCTCAAAAGAGCGGATAAAGTAAGCTGTGTGTACGGATCCATTCTGGATTACGCCCGCAACAAAGGCGCGGCAGAACCTTTTGTTGCCTACAATGTAATCAATCCGGGCAGAATTGTACGCAAGGAAAAATACAGTTCTTCCGGCCCGCTGAAAATTCTATATGTAGGTCGGGTTATCCCCGCTAAAAACCCGGAAAACATCATCCGCGCCTTAAAGAATTTTGATGCAAAGCTGACTGTTGTGGGTTGCGGCTCAAAAGAACAGGAACTTGCTGAACTTGTAAGCGAACTCAAGCTGGACAGAAAGATCCATTTCATCTCGGCCATGTCTAACGATGAACTCTGCCGGACCATGCATGAATACGACCTCTTTGCCGGACACTCCCAGTACAGCGAATTCCCGAAAACCGTACTCGAAGCTTCACTGTGCGGTTTGCCCATTCTTTTTAATTCGCGTAGGGGAACGCCTGTCCCTGAATTTGAAAATAACACAGCAAAGATGGTGGAAGATTCCCCAGCCGGATACCGTTCAGGGATTGAATTCTTTTCGAGCGAGGCGATACGCAAGGAATTCGGCATGAACGCTGCGCACCATGCAGATGCGCACTGGGACCCCGCCCACGCGGAAAAAGTCTTTGCGGACATTCACAGGGAATTGACAGGCAAATGA
- a CDS encoding polysaccharide deacetylase family protein, which yields MIPTPLLRPIKNKYIAFLLRKAIHSTCPEQYFTQFMGKQNNPCGKATYVLTFDFDFEKDIDAFPLLLDMLKKYGIKAGFAVIGKFVEKYPDIHKRAVAEGHEIINHTYTHPDNPHWAPDRFFNKLSYAEQKEEVERAHEAIHKTLGVECIGFRTPHYGNLHTESVYPILAELGYKYSSSTAACGYKGYGAPSLHSHGIMEIPTGCSLHFPLAIFDSWNMLRKNNPFLGDDRLFIEEFDATIKVIKEQNLFLTHYFDPYDIVENRKLEKMLNTLTNLQISTKLYKDLLS from the coding sequence ATGATACCAACACCACTCCTTCGCCCCATAAAAAACAAATACATAGCTTTCCTGCTCAGGAAAGCTATTCATTCTACATGCCCTGAGCAATACTTTACCCAGTTCATGGGCAAGCAGAACAATCCCTGCGGAAAGGCCACTTATGTCCTGACTTTCGATTTTGATTTCGAAAAAGACATTGATGCCTTCCCGCTTCTGCTGGATATGCTCAAAAAATACGGCATAAAGGCCGGCTTCGCAGTCATCGGTAAATTTGTTGAAAAATACCCGGACATCCATAAGCGTGCTGTGGCCGAAGGTCATGAAATTATCAACCATACCTATACCCATCCGGATAATCCTCACTGGGCGCCGGACCGCTTTTTCAACAAACTGTCCTATGCTGAGCAGAAGGAAGAAGTGGAACGCGCACACGAAGCTATCCACAAAACATTGGGAGTTGAGTGCATAGGCTTCAGAACTCCTCACTACGGAAACCTGCATACTGAAAGTGTATATCCGATCCTCGCTGAACTGGGTTACAAATACAGCAGCTCCACCGCCGCCTGCGGCTATAAAGGATATGGTGCGCCATCGCTCCATTCCCATGGAATAATGGAGATTCCAACCGGTTGCAGCCTGCATTTTCCTCTAGCTATTTTCGACTCCTGGAACATGCTGCGCAAAAACAATCCATTCCTAGGGGACGACCGACTTTTCATTGAAGAATTTGACGCGACCATTAAGGTAATCAAAGAGCAGAACTTATTCTTAACTCACTACTTTGATCCTTACGACATTGTGGAAAACAGAAAACTCGAAAAAATGCTAAACACCCTTACAAATCTTCAAATTTCAACAAAACTTTATAAAGATTTGCTCTCTTGA
- a CDS encoding NAD-dependent epimerase/dehydratase family protein: protein MNNAKVLVTGGAGAIGLNLIERMLDAGVDAVMVLDDLSSGYKNYLPDDKRIIFVKADIGQIETYRAEMEAFKPDYVFHLAAHFANQNSVDHPFKDVQANIIGTMNLLEICKKNKGLKKFVYTSSSCVYGNAAIMSEKDYIYPHETPYAINKYTAELYVKYYASMFNIPSVSIRVFNTYGPYEPHGAYRNVIPNFIVRAIKGEPLYITGDGTETRDFTFVGNTAQLLTLAALSEIADGDIFNGGTGKPTQIVNLAKMIIKYTGSSSDIIFKERRNWDAVKDRLSDISKSWKVLGYAPEIPLEEGLRKTVDWYMNDYEIED, encoded by the coding sequence ATGAATAATGCCAAAGTGCTTGTGACCGGCGGCGCAGGAGCCATCGGACTCAATTTGATCGAAAGAATGCTTGATGCCGGAGTAGACGCAGTAATGGTTCTTGACGACCTCTCTTCCGGTTATAAAAACTACCTGCCGGATGATAAGCGGATCATCTTTGTCAAAGCTGACATCGGGCAAATCGAGACCTACCGCGCTGAAATGGAAGCATTCAAGCCGGACTATGTTTTTCATCTGGCGGCCCACTTCGCCAACCAAAATTCAGTAGACCATCCTTTCAAGGATGTGCAGGCAAACATCATCGGCACCATGAACCTGCTGGAAATCTGCAAGAAAAATAAGGGATTGAAAAAATTCGTCTACACCTCCTCATCCTGTGTTTACGGCAACGCCGCCATCATGAGTGAAAAAGATTATATCTACCCGCACGAGACTCCTTACGCCATCAACAAATACACAGCAGAACTGTACGTGAAGTACTATGCTTCCATGTTCAATATCCCTTCTGTTTCCATCAGGGTATTCAACACTTACGGACCATATGAACCGCACGGGGCATACCGCAATGTAATTCCCAACTTTATTGTACGGGCCATCAAAGGCGAGCCTCTTTACATCACCGGGGACGGCACTGAAACCAGAGATTTCACTTTCGTAGGGAACACCGCCCAGTTACTAACCCTGGCCGCTCTTTCTGAGATCGCTGACGGCGATATTTTTAACGGCGGAACTGGCAAACCGACCCAGATAGTTAACCTTGCAAAAATGATCATAAAATACACCGGTTCTTCTTCCGATATTATATTCAAAGAAAGACGCAACTGGGATGCAGTCAAAGACCGCCTTTCCGATATTTCCAAATCATGGAAAGTACTCGGCTATGCCCCGGAAATTCCGCTTGAAGAAGGTCTGCGCAAAACCGTAGACTGGTACATGAATGACTACGAGATTGAAGATTAA
- a CDS encoding glycosyltransferase — MKKSILFITYDFPPILSPESIQVQRRALTLARNGHRVHVLTCSENPDFEFLDLKLCRDHENLTIHRVNRLPGEKWLHYLCGGLEITDRKFWWKFPAADAAVKLIKEFQIDALYTHSTPLVNHLAGLAVKETDRNLHWTVHFSDPWTLNPYLSYRTGIQRKINKMYEKTVISRADTITVTSEKTKDLFIKGLAADQNKIKVLPHVFDPDLYTRRQTEPQKKIIAHTGNIYGLRSAGALIEAVHKVQPQNLEFHFYGRMKEEERQLTEKKCPELIRFFDPVPYLDSIEVLSEADILLVIDAPLKDSPFFPSKLADYIGASKPVVALSPLSSTTTQIVRDIQKELLVADSADVPSIAALVRRLDSTELTELRKDGKDFYNMNNSYENIHEALFNE; from the coding sequence ATGAAAAAATCAATCCTCTTCATAACATATGATTTCCCGCCGATTCTTTCACCGGAATCAATTCAGGTACAGCGCAGAGCTTTGACCTTAGCCCGCAACGGCCATCGAGTACATGTGCTGACCTGCTCTGAAAACCCGGATTTTGAATTTCTGGACTTAAAACTCTGCAGGGACCACGAAAATCTGACCATACATCGCGTAAACAGGCTGCCCGGCGAGAAATGGCTCCATTACCTCTGCGGTGGTCTGGAGATCACTGACCGTAAGTTCTGGTGGAAATTTCCTGCAGCCGATGCAGCCGTCAAGCTGATCAAAGAATTTCAGATTGATGCCCTGTACACTCACTCCACCCCGCTGGTGAACCATCTGGCAGGGCTGGCAGTAAAGGAAACTGATCGCAACCTGCATTGGACCGTCCATTTCTCAGATCCCTGGACCCTGAACCCGTACCTTTCTTACCGCACAGGAATCCAGCGGAAAATAAATAAAATGTACGAGAAGACAGTGATCTCAAGGGCGGACACTATCACCGTCACTTCTGAAAAAACAAAAGATCTTTTCATCAAAGGACTTGCAGCGGATCAAAATAAAATCAAGGTTCTGCCCCATGTATTTGACCCGGATCTTTATACACGCAGACAAACCGAGCCGCAGAAGAAGATTATTGCCCACACTGGCAATATTTACGGCCTGCGTTCTGCCGGAGCGCTTATCGAAGCTGTTCACAAGGTTCAGCCGCAGAATCTCGAATTTCACTTTTACGGGCGCATGAAGGAAGAAGAGCGGCAACTGACAGAAAAAAAATGTCCGGAATTGATCAGATTCTTTGATCCGGTCCCGTATCTTGACTCCATAGAAGTCCTTTCCGAAGCGGACATCCTGCTGGTCATCGATGCCCCGCTCAAGGACTCTCCCTTTTTTCCTTCCAAACTTGCCGATTATATTGGTGCGAGCAAACCGGTAGTGGCCTTGAGCCCTCTGTCATCCACCACCACACAGATTGTGCGTGACATCCAGAAGGAACTTCTGGTGGCAGACAGTGCCGATGTTCCATCTATCGCCGCTCTTGTACGCAGGCTGGATTCCACAGAACTTACCGAACTGCGCAAAGACGGAAAAGATTTTTACAATATGAATAACAGCTATGAAAACATACATGAGGCCCTTTTCAATGAATAA
- a CDS encoding ArsR family transcriptional regulator: protein MLKELFTSKTRIKLLLKLFLNPDVSSYLRELAAEFDVSPNAMKEELDGLSEAGYLNKKKEGRYIYYNANSSHPFFPEISSIVRKHIGIDQILEYILSTIGDVDSVYILDDYAKGIDSGIIDVLIIGDDTNSDRIGNLCTKAEEAIKRKIRLMVLNTQEFDKTSDIYLRRPNWKVV, encoded by the coding sequence ATGTTGAAAGAACTATTCACATCCAAAACTAGAATAAAGCTGCTGCTCAAGCTATTTTTAAACCCTGATGTATCCTCCTATCTAAGGGAATTAGCAGCAGAATTTGATGTTTCGCCCAATGCCATGAAAGAAGAATTAGATGGATTGAGTGAGGCAGGATATCTGAACAAAAAAAAAGAGGGGCGCTATATCTATTACAACGCCAACTCTTCCCATCCTTTTTTCCCGGAAATCAGCTCCATCGTCCGCAAACACATCGGAATCGACCAGATTCTGGAATACATTCTATCCACCATCGGGGATGTGGATTCTGTATATATTTTAGACGATTATGCTAAGGGTATAGACTCTGGCATCATCGACGTCCTTATTATTGGAGACGACACTAATTCCGACCGTATCGGTAACCTTTGCACAAAAGCAGAAGAAGCCATCAAACGCAAAATAAGACTCATGGTCCTCAACACCCAAGAGTTTGATAAGACCAGTGATATTTATTTAAGACGGCCCAATTGGAAGGTTGTCTAA
- a CDS encoding DegT/DnrJ/EryC1/StrS family aminotransferase — MNIPFIDLKKQFSRVEKQVRENMDTVLDHGAYIMGPEIPAIEEKLAEYCGTKHALSCASGTDALTLALMSLDVKPGDAVFTTPFTFFATAETIALTGATPVFVDIDPVTFNIDPEKLDKTIEALKGTDNGCVQPKVDGLTPKGIISVDIFGLPADYEAIKSVADKHDLFLIEDAAQSFGGEYKGKRACSLGDITCTSFFPAKPLGCYGDGGMCFTDDDALIERLRSHRIHGMGPDRYDNVRLGITGRMDSLQAAILLAKFEIFPEEVDLRDKVAATYGELLAEVEGLTTPSVPEGYRSVWAQYCPLAKDGEHRERIQKALGEKSIPSPIYYPIPMHLQTAFKDLGYKMGDCPVSEDAASRIFAIPMHPYLEREQQEFIADIIRNA, encoded by the coding sequence ATGAATATTCCTTTTATTGACTTGAAAAAACAGTTTTCCCGGGTAGAAAAACAAGTCCGCGAAAACATGGACACCGTCCTTGATCACGGTGCCTACATCATGGGCCCCGAAATTCCGGCCATTGAAGAAAAGCTGGCCGAATATTGCGGAACCAAACATGCCCTCAGTTGCGCATCTGGAACTGACGCTCTGACTTTGGCGCTCATGTCTCTGGATGTAAAACCCGGTGACGCTGTTTTTACCACCCCGTTTACTTTTTTCGCAACTGCCGAAACCATCGCCCTCACCGGCGCCACACCAGTTTTCGTTGATATTGATCCGGTTACCTTCAATATTGACCCTGAAAAACTCGACAAGACCATTGAGGCCCTGAAAGGTACTGACAACGGTTGTGTGCAGCCCAAAGTAGACGGCCTGACTCCCAAGGGAATCATCTCTGTTGATATTTTCGGCCTGCCTGCCGATTACGAAGCAATCAAATCCGTAGCTGATAAGCATGACCTCTTCCTCATCGAGGATGCAGCCCAGAGCTTCGGCGGAGAATACAAAGGCAAACGCGCCTGCTCTCTCGGCGACATCACCTGCACCTCATTTTTCCCAGCCAAGCCCCTCGGTTGTTACGGTGATGGCGGCATGTGCTTCACCGATGACGATGCCCTGATCGAACGTCTGCGCTCCCACCGTATCCACGGCATGGGACCGGACAGATACGACAATGTCCGTCTCGGTATCACCGGACGTATGGATTCCTTGCAGGCAGCCATACTGCTAGCAAAATTTGAAATCTTCCCTGAAGAAGTAGACCTGCGCGACAAGGTTGCAGCCACTTATGGGGAACTTCTCGCTGAAGTAGAAGGGCTGACCACCCCTTCAGTTCCCGAAGGGTACCGTTCCGTGTGGGCACAATACTGCCCGCTAGCCAAAGATGGCGAACACCGTGAACGCATTCAGAAGGCTTTGGGTGAGAAGAGCATTCCTTCCCCCATTTACTACCCCATCCCCATGCATTTGCAGACCGCCTTCAAGGACCTTGGATACAAAATGGGCGACTGCCCGGTAAGTGAAGATGCTGCCAGCCGTATTTTTGCTATTCCCATGCATCCTTACCTTGAAAGGGAACAGCAGGAATTCATCGCTGACATCATTAGGAATGCCTAA
- a CDS encoding ABC transporter ATP-binding protein produces the protein MIKKIRGLLNTAQKKNIFALVVLSILISCIETVGISAILPFISVASDFSLVTGNKYYNFAYTLFGFSDVQSFVITFGLVLVGFYISRGFLNLCYMYFIQRYSQGIFLSLGTKLFSNYVHIKYQDMTTRNSSDLTKKLITETANAALFFYSLLLLISELFVSSFLYTALLVVNWKVTLALTGFLGLMILLLIKIVSQLIKKEGLKRNQFQEVYYRTISETLSNLKFIKLMAGEKTAINALHKSGQGYVDAMVMNNTYNTVPRLSLESIGFSMLIAALILALQSGQAISSIIPVVSLFGLAMYRMLPSVNRILSSYNNMLYYNKSIDLLYEDFHLETHKLGNAPIEFNGQINIRNMSFGYTEELILKDISLNITKGEKIALIGESGAGKSTLADIIIGMYTSFSGHIDVDETPLTEKNMLSWREKIGYIPQSIYLFDSTVAENVAFGRKFDEQKLTEALNKAELPPFLEQNQGIHTPVGEDGSQLSGGQKQRIGIARAIYGNPDLLVLDEATSALDSQTEQRIMDNIFKVSEGKTLIIIAHRLSTIEQCDKVYKIEDKGISLIKDKHTLKG, from the coding sequence ATGATCAAAAAGATCAGAGGACTCCTGAACACGGCTCAGAAAAAAAATATTTTCGCGCTGGTTGTTCTGTCCATCCTTATCTCATGCATTGAGACCGTAGGCATCTCGGCTATCCTGCCGTTTATTTCCGTTGCCAGTGACTTTTCACTGGTAACAGGCAATAAGTATTATAACTTTGCCTACACTCTTTTCGGATTCAGTGATGTGCAGTCCTTTGTCATCACCTTCGGCCTTGTTTTGGTCGGTTTCTATATATCAAGAGGTTTTCTCAACCTATGCTACATGTATTTTATCCAGAGGTACTCGCAAGGCATCTTTCTGTCTCTCGGAACCAAGCTGTTTTCAAATTATGTGCATATCAAATACCAAGATATGACCACCAGAAACAGTTCGGATCTCACTAAAAAACTGATCACTGAAACGGCCAATGCGGCTCTTTTTTTCTACTCCCTGCTGCTGCTGATTTCTGAACTTTTTGTTTCTTCATTCCTTTATACGGCTCTTCTAGTTGTCAACTGGAAAGTAACATTAGCCCTCACCGGATTTCTGGGATTAATGATTTTGCTATTGATCAAAATTGTTTCCCAACTAATCAAAAAAGAAGGCTTGAAACGCAATCAATTTCAGGAAGTATATTACCGCACCATCAGCGAAACCCTGAGCAATCTGAAGTTCATCAAACTCATGGCCGGAGAGAAAACAGCTATCAATGCCCTGCACAAATCCGGGCAGGGATACGTTGACGCCATGGTCATGAATAATACCTACAATACAGTTCCCCGGCTTTCCCTTGAAAGTATCGGATTCTCCATGCTTATCGCGGCCCTGATTCTGGCCTTACAGAGCGGGCAGGCTATTTCATCGATTATCCCGGTTGTTTCTCTTTTTGGTTTGGCTATGTACCGTATGCTACCCTCCGTAAACCGCATCCTGAGTAGCTACAACAATATGCTTTACTACAATAAAAGTATTGACCTGCTTTATGAAGACTTTCACCTCGAGACTCACAAACTGGGCAATGCCCCCATTGAATTCAACGGACAGATTAATATTCGAAATATGAGTTTCGGATATACTGAAGAATTGATCCTGAAAGATATTTCTCTAAACATCACAAAGGGCGAAAAAATTGCTCTTATCGGTGAAAGCGGGGCGGGCAAAAGCACCCTTGCCGACATAATTATCGGAATGTACACCTCATTTTCCGGTCATATTGACGTGGACGAGACGCCGTTGACTGAGAAAAATATGCTCTCATGGCGAGAAAAAATAGGTTATATTCCGCAGTCCATTTATCTTTTTGACTCCACTGTGGCAGAAAACGTTGCTTTCGGGCGCAAATTTGATGAGCAGAAGCTGACAGAAGCGCTCAACAAAGCTGAGCTGCCCCCTTTTCTGGAACAGAATCAGGGGATTCATACCCCGGTTGGAGAAGACGGTTCACAGCTTTCCGGAGGCCAAAAACAGAGAATCGGCATAGCACGGGCCATTTACGGCAACCCTGATCTGCTGGTCCTTGATGAAGCCACATCAGCATTGGACAGCCAAACCGAGCAGCGGATTATGGACAATATTTTCAAAGTCAGCGAAGGCAAGACGTTGATTATTATCGCACACCGACTCTCAACCATTGAGCAATGCGACAAAGTATACAAAATTGAAGACAAAGGCATTAGCCTGATTAAAGACAAACACACCCTCAAGGGTTAA